One part of the Vicugna pacos chromosome 20, VicPac4, whole genome shotgun sequence genome encodes these proteins:
- the LOC102526491 gene encoding putative olfactory receptor 2B8 isoform X2, which produces MWPKLMEQKNGSSFTGFILLGFSDRPQLELVLFVVLLVFYTFTLLGNSTIIALSHVDPQLHTPMYFFLSNLSFLDLCYTTSIVPQFLVNLSGADKSISFGGCVVQLFMSLGLGCTECILLAVMAFDRYAAVCRPLHYTVIMHPRLCALMASASWLVGFVNSLLQTVLIFLLPLCGRNKLDHFLCEVPPLLNLACVDTTVNESELFFVSVIILFIPVALIIFSYVQIARAILRIKSAVGQRKAFGTCGSHLTVVSLFYGTAIYAYAQPRNNYSQDQGKVIALFYTIVSPIINPLIYTLRNKDVKAAMKKVLWKDCDSR; this is translated from the exons ATGTGGCCTAAATT GATGGAACAGAAAAACGGAAGTTCTTTCACCGGGTTTATCCTGCTAGGTTTCTCTGACAGGCCTCAACTGGAGCTAGTCCTCTTTGTGGTTCTTCTGGTTTTCTACACCTTCACTTTGCTGGGAAACTCAACCATCATTGCATTGTCCCATGTGGACCCACAACTTCACACCCCTATGTACTTTTTCCTCTCCAACCTAAGCTTTCTGGACCTGTGTTACACTACTAGCATTGTTCCCCAGTTCCTGGTTAATCTCAGTGGAGCAGACAAGTCTATCTCCTTCGGTGGGTGTGTAGTTCAGCTGTTCATGTCTCTGGGGTTGGGATGTACAGAGTGCATTCTGTTAGCAGTAATGGCATTTGACCGCTATGCAGCTGTTTGTAGGCCCCTTCACTACACAGTGATTATGCACCCTCGTCTCTGTGCCTTGATGGCTTCTGCTTCATGGCTCGTTGGTTTTGTCAACTCCTTATTGCAGACAGTGCTCATCTTCCTTTTACCACTTTGTGGCAGAAATAAATTAGACCACTTCTTGTGTGAGGTCCCTCCTTTGCTCAATCTTGCCTGTGTTGACACTACTGTGAATGAGTCTGAGCTCTTCTTTGTCAGTGTCATCATTCTTTTCATACCTGTGGCATTAATCATATTCTCCTATGTTCAGATTGCCAGGGCAATCTTAAGAATAAAGTCTGCTGTAGGGCAGAGAAAAGCATTTGGGACATGTGGATCCCACCTGACCGTGGTCTCCCTGTTCTATGGCACAGCCATCTATGCTTATGCCCAGCCCAGGAACAACTACTCCCAGGATCAGGGCAAGGTCATAGCTCTCTTCTACACCATCGTTTCCCCCATAATCAATCCCCTGATATACACACTGCGGAACAAGGATGTGAAGGCAGCAATGAAGAAGGTGCTGTGGAAGGACTGTGACTCCAGATGA
- the LOC102526491 gene encoding putative olfactory receptor 2B8 isoform X3 produces MEQKNGSSFTGFILLGFSDRPQLELVLFVVLLVFYTFTLLGNSTIIALSHVDPQLHTPMYFFLSNLSFLDLCYTTSIVPQFLVNLSGADKSISFGGCVVQLFMSLGLGCTECILLAVMAFDRYAAVCRPLHYTVIMHPRLCALMASASWLVGFVNSLLQTVLIFLLPLCGRNKLDHFLCEVPPLLNLACVDTTVNESELFFVSVIILFIPVALIIFSYVQIARAILRIKSAVGQRKAFGTCGSHLTVVSLFYGTAIYAYAQPRNNYSQDQGKVIALFYTIVSPIINPLIYTLRNKDVKAAMKKVLSKIFI; encoded by the coding sequence ATGGAACAGAAAAACGGAAGTTCTTTCACCGGGTTTATCCTGCTAGGTTTCTCTGACAGGCCTCAACTGGAGCTAGTCCTCTTTGTGGTTCTTCTGGTTTTCTACACCTTCACTTTGCTGGGAAACTCAACCATCATTGCATTGTCCCATGTGGACCCACAACTTCACACCCCTATGTACTTTTTCCTCTCCAACCTAAGCTTTCTGGACCTGTGTTACACTACTAGCATTGTTCCCCAGTTCCTGGTTAATCTCAGTGGAGCAGACAAGTCTATCTCCTTCGGTGGGTGTGTAGTTCAGCTGTTCATGTCTCTGGGGTTGGGATGTACAGAGTGCATTCTGTTAGCAGTAATGGCATTTGACCGCTATGCAGCTGTTTGTAGGCCCCTTCACTACACAGTGATTATGCACCCTCGTCTCTGTGCCTTGATGGCTTCTGCTTCATGGCTCGTTGGTTTTGTCAACTCCTTATTGCAGACAGTGCTCATCTTCCTTTTACCACTTTGTGGCAGAAATAAATTAGACCACTTCTTGTGTGAGGTCCCTCCTTTGCTCAATCTTGCCTGTGTTGACACTACTGTGAATGAGTCTGAGCTCTTCTTTGTCAGTGTCATCATTCTTTTCATACCTGTGGCATTAATCATATTCTCCTATGTTCAGATTGCCAGGGCAATCTTAAGAATAAAGTCTGCTGTAGGGCAGAGAAAAGCATTTGGGACATGTGGATCCCACCTGACCGTGGTCTCCCTGTTCTATGGCACAGCCATCTATGCTTATGCCCAGCCCAGGAACAACTACTCCCAGGATCAGGGCAAGGTCATAGCTCTCTTCTACACCATCGTTTCCCCCATAATCAATCCCCTGATATACACACTGCGGAACAAGGATGTGAAGGCAGCAATGAAGAAGGTGCT
- the LOC102526491 gene encoding putative olfactory receptor 2B8 isoform X1, with translation MEQKNGSSFTGFILLGFSDRPQLELVLFVVLLVFYTFTLLGNSTIIALSHVDPQLHTPMYFFLSNLSFLDLCYTTSIVPQFLVNLSGADKSISFGGCVVQLFMSLGLGCTECILLAVMAFDRYAAVCRPLHYTVIMHPRLCALMASASWLVGFVNSLLQTVLIFLLPLCGRNKLDHFLCEVPPLLNLACVDTTVNESELFFVSVIILFIPVALIIFSYVQIARAILRIKSAVGQRKAFGTCGSHLTVVSLFYGTAIYAYAQPRNNYSQDQGKVIALFYTIVSPIINPLIYTLRNKDVKAAMKKVLWKDCDSR, from the coding sequence ATGGAACAGAAAAACGGAAGTTCTTTCACCGGGTTTATCCTGCTAGGTTTCTCTGACAGGCCTCAACTGGAGCTAGTCCTCTTTGTGGTTCTTCTGGTTTTCTACACCTTCACTTTGCTGGGAAACTCAACCATCATTGCATTGTCCCATGTGGACCCACAACTTCACACCCCTATGTACTTTTTCCTCTCCAACCTAAGCTTTCTGGACCTGTGTTACACTACTAGCATTGTTCCCCAGTTCCTGGTTAATCTCAGTGGAGCAGACAAGTCTATCTCCTTCGGTGGGTGTGTAGTTCAGCTGTTCATGTCTCTGGGGTTGGGATGTACAGAGTGCATTCTGTTAGCAGTAATGGCATTTGACCGCTATGCAGCTGTTTGTAGGCCCCTTCACTACACAGTGATTATGCACCCTCGTCTCTGTGCCTTGATGGCTTCTGCTTCATGGCTCGTTGGTTTTGTCAACTCCTTATTGCAGACAGTGCTCATCTTCCTTTTACCACTTTGTGGCAGAAATAAATTAGACCACTTCTTGTGTGAGGTCCCTCCTTTGCTCAATCTTGCCTGTGTTGACACTACTGTGAATGAGTCTGAGCTCTTCTTTGTCAGTGTCATCATTCTTTTCATACCTGTGGCATTAATCATATTCTCCTATGTTCAGATTGCCAGGGCAATCTTAAGAATAAAGTCTGCTGTAGGGCAGAGAAAAGCATTTGGGACATGTGGATCCCACCTGACCGTGGTCTCCCTGTTCTATGGCACAGCCATCTATGCTTATGCCCAGCCCAGGAACAACTACTCCCAGGATCAGGGCAAGGTCATAGCTCTCTTCTACACCATCGTTTCCCCCATAATCAATCCCCTGATATACACACTGCGGAACAAGGATGTGAAGGCAGCAATGAAGAAGGTGCTGTGGAAGGACTGTGACTCCAGATGA